The following are encoded together in the Methanobrevibacter sp. genome:
- the amrB gene encoding AmmeMemoRadiSam system protein B gives MLRQPAVAGSFYPNDPDKLKELIESSFLDDAGVGYVPELNSFDGSDYPINIMVPHAGYQYSGAIASHGYCEIVKNGFPEVFIIISPNHTGFGSEISVFNEGEWITPLGNIEVDSEFANKIIDSSDIASADFSAHLREHSIEVQLPFLQYFSSDFKIVPITMGKQTFVTSNDLANAIFNAANELNKSYCVIASTDLSHFNNQEKANKVDGFVLEDIEEMNEFKLFEEVVQYNITMCGYGPVMTAISLSKRCGKNNSEILAYGTSGDVSGDFTSVVGYASGIFK, from the coding sequence ATGTTAAGACAACCTGCTGTAGCTGGATCATTTTATCCGAATGATCCTGATAAATTAAAGGAACTCATAGAAAGTTCATTCCTGGATGATGCTGGCGTTGGCTATGTGCCTGAGCTCAATTCATTTGATGGTAGTGATTATCCTATCAATATTATGGTTCCTCATGCAGGTTATCAATATTCTGGTGCAATAGCCTCTCATGGTTATTGTGAAATCGTTAAGAATGGTTTTCCTGAAGTGTTTATTATAATAAGTCCTAACCATACTGGATTTGGTAGTGAAATTTCTGTGTTTAATGAAGGGGAATGGATAACTCCTTTAGGCAATATAGAGGTTGACAGTGAATTTGCAAATAAGATTATCGACTCATCAGATATTGCTTCTGCTGACTTTTCAGCTCATCTAAGAGAGCACAGTATTGAAGTTCAACTACCTTTCCTACAATATTTTTCATCAGATTTCAAAATTGTTCCAATTACGATGGGAAAACAGACTTTTGTAACTTCAAATGACCTTGCAAATGCTATTTTTAATGCAGCAAATGAATTAAATAAATCTTATTGTGTTATTGCAAGCACTGATTTATCTCATTTTAACAATCAAGAAAAAGCAAATAAAGTTGATGGTTTTGTTTTAGAGGATATTGAAGAGATGAATGAGTTTAAGCTATTTGAAGAAGTTGTTCAGTATAATATTACTATGTGTGGTTATGGTCCTGTGATGACTGCAATATCACTTTCAAAAAGGTGCGGTAAGAATAATA
- the rpsB gene encoding 30S ribosomal protein S2 yields the protein MVNEELLIDLDNYLAAGLHIGTQQKTSDMEKYIFRVRSDGLYVLDIQKTDERIRQIAKLLAKYDPDDILVVATRQYGQAPVKKFGELTGAKTIPGRFIPGTLTNPNYAKFIEPKIIVVTDPRSDAQAILESKQNGIPVIALCDTENLLSFVDIAVPVNNKGRKAIALVYWLLARQILRERGDIPEDGDLDIDATEFELKF from the coding sequence ATGGTAAATGAAGAACTTTTAATAGACTTAGATAATTATTTAGCTGCTGGTTTACACATTGGTACCCAGCAAAAAACTAGTGACATGGAAAAATACATATTCAGAGTAAGATCTGACGGTTTATATGTATTAGACATTCAAAAAACTGATGAAAGAATCAGACAAATCGCAAAATTATTAGCAAAATATGACCCAGATGACATTTTAGTAGTAGCAACACGTCAATACGGTCAGGCTCCTGTTAAAAAATTCGGTGAATTAACTGGTGCTAAAACTATCCCTGGAAGATTCATACCAGGTACTTTAACTAATCCAAATTATGCTAAATTCATTGAACCAAAAATTATTGTTGTAACTGACCCAAGATCAGATGCACAAGCAATTTTAGAATCCAAACAGAATGGTATTCCAGTAATTGCTTTATGTGATACTGAAAACTTACTCAGTTTTGTTGATATTGCGGTACCTGTAAACAACAAAGGTAGAAAAGCTATTGCTTTAGTTTACTGGTTACTTGCAAGACAAATCTTAAGAGAAAGAGGAGACATTCCTGAAGACGGTGACCTTGATATTGATGCAACTGAATTTGAACTTAAATTCTAA
- a CDS encoding 4Fe-4S binding protein: MSKVILDYDKCDGADCAECADVCPMEVLVLKGDKIEIVDPEECSYCEVCMDVCPNECIKIEDDF, from the coding sequence ATGTCAAAAGTAATTCTTGATTACGATAAATGTGATGGTGCAGACTGCGCTGAATGTGCTGATGTTTGCCCAATGGAAGTATTAGTTCTTAAAGGCGACAAAATCGAAATTGTTGACCCTGAAGAATGTAGTTATTGTGAAGTATGTATGGACGTTTGTCCTAATGAATGTATTAAAATTGAAGATGATTTTTAA